GGGTCAAAACGCAAGCGCGTGCTGGCTTGTTGGGCTCGCTTGATTCTAATGATGGTATGGCATCTTTGTTAGTGGAATACGAAGTCAAAACAGGTAGCTGGAAAAACTTGTTCACGGAGTTGGAAGCGATCGCAGCTGTCACCCCCGCCGATATCCAGCGCGTTGCACAAGCAACATTCCAGCCATCCAATCGCACCATTGGGCGTCTTCTGTCCAAAGAGCAATAAAGGAAATGGAACCCCTCTAGCAAAGAACGCGAACAAGAGGAGTTAACGAAAATTTGACACCCATGGGTGTCAAATTGCGACGGTAAAAAAATAGACGAGCAGGGAAGAGGACGAAAAGTGCTTTTCGATCGAAAATCAAAAATTTTTATGAGTCAGCAGCGGATTGTCAAAGCCCTGACGCTAATGGTGGTGACAATACTGCTTCTGATGGTATTGCGCTTGCCAGCCGTGGCCCAAGGAGCCAGACATTATACCGAGTTGACCTTTCCACCGCTGCCAGAAATCAAGCTGCCCGCTTACACTCGCTATAAACTGGACAACGGCATAATAGTGTATTTGATGGAAGACCGGGAACTTCCCCTGATCGGCGGTACAGCGCTGTTTCGCACAGGCGATCGCTGGGAACCAGCAGAAAAAGTTGGTTTGGCTGGGTTAGTAGGGGAAGTGATGCGGAATGGAGGCACAAAGAAGCACTCAGCCGATGAATTGAATACTCTGCTGGAACAACGGGCCGCTTCAGTAGAAACCAGTATAGGGACTTCTTCGGGTAGCGCTAGTTTTAGCAGCCTCACCGAAGATTTAGAGCAAGTGTTTGCGCTATTTGCCGAGGTAATTCAGGAACCAGTATTTGCCCAGGACAAAATTGATTTAGGCAAAACGCAAGCGAAGGGCGATATAGCCCGCCGCAACGACAATCCCGGTGGCATTGCCAGCCGAGAATTCCAGAAACTAATCTACGGGGAAAGTAGCCCATACTCCCGCACGATTGAGTACGCTAATCTGGACAATATTTCCAGGCAAGATTTGGTGAATTTTTACCAGCAATATTTCTATCCCAACAATATGATGCTGGGCATTGTGGGAGATTTTGACAGTAAAAAAATGCGGGAACTGATCCAGGAAAAGTTTGGCAACTGGAAACCAAATCCGCAACTGAAAATACCGCCTTTGCCAGCCGTTTCTCAGGCGAACCAGGGAGGGATCTTTTTTGTCGATCGACCTCAGCTGACTCAGAGTTATATTCAGATGGGGCACTTGGGCGGTCTGTTGAACAGTCCCGACTATGCGGCGCTGGATGTTTTGAATGGGGTGCTGAATGGTTTTGGCGGGCGGCTTTTTAATGAAGTGCGATCGCGCCAAGGTCTAGCTTACAGCGTCTACGGCGCTTGGAGTCCCCGCTATGACTACCCCGGCGTCTTCCTTGCTGGAGGACAAACTCGTTCCGAAGCTACAGTGCCATTTATTCAAGCCATCTTCGCCGAAATTAAGCGCATTCAAGCTGAAGCAGTGACGCCAGAAGAATTAGCTTTAGCTAAAGAATCAACCCTGAATTCTTTTGTATTCAACTTTCAAGACCCCAGCCAAACTTTATCGCGCTTAATGCGATACGAGTACTACGGCTACCCGGATGATTTTTTGTTCCGTTATCGACGCCAGGTAGAAGCAACCACTGCAGCTGACGTGCAGCGCGTTGGCCGTACTTACCTCAAGCCAGAGAAAATCACCACCTTGGTTGTAGGTAATTCTGCTGCTATTCAGCCTCCCTTGACTGCACTGGCGGCAGAAGTGACACCGATCGATATCACAATTCCAGCGCCGAGAACTACCGCCACTTCCCAGCCATAAAAACCACTCTTGGGTACGTTGTTGCGCTTTAGCGCCAGATTTCGCGCTAAAGCGCAACAACATACCTAAGAATCGCCTCTAGATGGCGATCGATCCAAAACTACATCTGCGTTCATCTGCTTTTATCTGCGGTAAAAAATTACTCAAATTTAATTGTGCGATCGAACTAATGTGTAGGTTGGCTTTGTACCTCAACCCAACCCAGAAAGAGCGCTAAAGCGCAACAACGTACCTATAAATTATGATAAACCCTGCGATACAAAACCCGACCAATAGTAGGGACTGACAAAGGGCAATATTTCTCGACAAAGCAGATTTAATTTTAATCGCTGCTTATAGAGAATTTCTACTTTATTGTCTCCCCATTGTTGCTGTTCAAAATAATCCTCTAACTGCTGTTTATAATTAACAGATAATTCATCGCCTGTCAAGTTACGCAGCTTAAATTGTGCTTGGCGGATTGCTTCCGATCGGCTTTTATCCTGCTTTTCCTGATAGTATA
This DNA window, taken from Argonema galeatum A003/A1, encodes the following:
- a CDS encoding M16 family metallopeptidase, with the translated sequence MVVTILLLMVLRLPAVAQGARHYTELTFPPLPEIKLPAYTRYKLDNGIIVYLMEDRELPLIGGTALFRTGDRWEPAEKVGLAGLVGEVMRNGGTKKHSADELNTLLEQRAASVETSIGTSSGSASFSSLTEDLEQVFALFAEVIQEPVFAQDKIDLGKTQAKGDIARRNDNPGGIASREFQKLIYGESSPYSRTIEYANLDNISRQDLVNFYQQYFYPNNMMLGIVGDFDSKKMRELIQEKFGNWKPNPQLKIPPLPAVSQANQGGIFFVDRPQLTQSYIQMGHLGGLLNSPDYAALDVLNGVLNGFGGRLFNEVRSRQGLAYSVYGAWSPRYDYPGVFLAGGQTRSEATVPFIQAIFAEIKRIQAEAVTPEELALAKESTLNSFVFNFQDPSQTLSRLMRYEYYGYPDDFLFRYRRQVEATTAADVQRVGRTYLKPEKITTLVVGNSAAIQPPLTALAAEVTPIDITIPAPRTTATSQP